Genomic DNA from Prunus persica cultivar Lovell chromosome G1, Prunus_persica_NCBIv2, whole genome shotgun sequence:
CTGGGCATCAACGGAGAGATGGCTACAGAAAAGGTACGAAGAGATACATGGATGCCACGAACAGAACGACAGATTCAGAGTGCTCGGATATCAATGGCGCGCTCTTCGCTTCAATGATGACACTCGCCAAAGCACCGTCAAGGTTTTGGCTGCGTATCGGCAATCTGAACCTGGCGTTTTCGCCGTTATGCAGCAGCCGCATTGCTTGGCTGTTCCATGTAAGCAAACCCTTTTGGCCTCTGATGATTTGGTTTGGGTTTCTGTCCCAATTTAGTACCCAATTCAATTTCTATTTAGCTTTTGGTTACAATTCAATCACATTTGCATCACATCGCTTGGTGATTGATTGAACTTTATCTAGTATTTCAGTGTGTTTCAGTAATGATTGCATTACATTTGGTTACTTTCACTTTCAAATTGAATAATGTTTGGGCATGTTGTCGGGTTCTGTTTTTTCAGATCTTAAGAGTATGATATCAGCTGGGTTGGCTGCTATAGCATCTTGTGATTACAATCTCATGGATGCGGTGACTGGGAACGAAAGCATGCGTATTTTGTGCATTGGCCATGGTGGGGGAAGCTTGCCATTGTTTTTGGCTAGTATGATTCAAGGTAGGTTGCATTTCAAGTTGGGTTTTAATGGAGTTGGAAGTTGAAGGAATGAAGGATGTGCcatttttgtcttttatttctttaacgCTGTTTCTTGGTTATTTCCAAATCCAATGTGTTGTCACACATCCTATCAGAAGTTTTGAACTGAATAGTTAGGTATTGAACCTAACCTAGAATGATCTGCTCCTTTTTAGGTGCTGTTGTTGACATAGTTGAAATCGACCCTCTTGTTATCTCGGCCTCAGTTAAAGCTATGGGGTTTCCAGCTTTCTCAGTTGTTACTCCATCGGGCAAGCGTGCTGTCTCAAAACCCGATACCATGGATGAGGTTCTGTGGAAAGGCATCCACGAGAGGCTGTTCCTCTATGAGTCCGATGCTGAGGAGTTCATTCTCAACAACACCAGCTTGTACGATATGATCTTCATTGATGCTTATGATGGCGAAGATATCTTCCCTCACAAGTTATGGGATCCACATTCCCCATTTTTAAAAGCTCTCAGCAATCGGCTTTGCCCTGAACATGGCACGGTTGTGGTGAACCTTCATTCGGACACTGAGATCTTGAACCCTGATGGCTCTGCTCCATCCGTTCTGCAGCAAACCTTGCCAATGGGAAAGTACGTCTCGGGGGTTTGCCGGGCATACAAGGACGTGGTAGTGGGTAATGGAAGTAGTTGTGGGGGAAAAGATTCTGGTTTGGGGTTTACTGTTTCAGTTCCTTGGGTGTGCAATACGTCTCTGGTTGTCTGCAGGGGCTTTAGGGTTAAGGGTGGGCATAGCAACAGAGATGTGATCATGAACACTCTCATATCCAAATCCTTTGAACTGGAAAATGTTCTCAACTTGCCATTCTCTTGTTTGCAATATATAAAGAGAGGTTTTATAGTTGTTGATTAATTTCATAACAAGTTTACTGAGGTTCTTCACAGTTTGACTGAGGTTCTTTGTTTGTCTTAGTCTCTTGGTTCAATGGCCATTTCCCATTAAGATTTACCTGTGGATCAAATTGATGATGTTTTATTTTGGGGTTAACCAATTTTAGCACAATTGATGACAAAAGCTTATATCACAACACGTGCAATCGTTGACTTAAGTTGATCGAGTCCCATGTAGACAGCGGGTGGAGAAACATCTTGGTGCTCCTTTTCTGTAGATGAAATCCTCAATGACCAATAAATcctcaggaaaaaaaatgaggtGCACAAAAACTCAATTGGAAATAAGACATTTAAACGGAGACTTCTTTTGTCTGAGGAAAACATCAGTAGAAAATTAGAGCTGAAAATTTTATATCATGAGTTCACACTGATTGGAATGAACAGATCCTTGTCGTTACATATAACGAGGGATAACACCAATGGCCTCAGCTTCATCTACAAAGATCAGGCCACAGAGAGAGAATAGTCTGGAAAATCAAATCCTAAACTGATAAACTGATCGCCTAAATAAGTAACAAACAGAAGTCTAATTATAATAAAGTacattctttttcatttcaaatgtaTGGAATTGGGAAATACAAggttttttcctatttttttcaacaaaaataaataaataaatagtatagccgttcggctataatccctttttttaatttttacaaaTGAAATCGTAccgccgcccggctatactcggttttctaatttttaaaaagaaatagagtGATTTTTTCCCCTAATTTTTTACATAAGagaaacagtatagccgagcggctaaacttggtttttaaatttttttatacgaAATAGTATCGCCGAGCGGCTACACTGATCGCCGACCttgttttaaatgttttgaaagagatatagtatagccgcacggctatacgtgGTTTTtcgaaaaagaaatagtatagccgcccggctatactgggtttatttatttattttttaaaacattatAGCCGATCGTCTATAcacgtttttatttttatttttggaaaacaGTACAAGGTGCTTGCTATGAAAGGCAATTAgtaattacaaacaaaccaTGATGTGGCAATAAAAGAAGGCAGACCTAATTTGGAAACAGTAGTTCACTCAATTATGAGAACTGATCTAATGGTTACATCCCTGGTTACAAAAAAACTCATGCTGTTTCATGAACAAACAGGAAGATCATTATGTATCAGAGTAATTCATTCAAGTAAGAGTGCCAAACTAATGGCAACTAAAAGACACTTGATTTCCCGTAGAGCTTGGTTTACCATTTCTAGGGGGTCGTCTCTGGCTTGGAATTGTTATCTCTGAccctttcctttctttaaGAGAGTTCTCATCCTTCgactttttggtttttgtagaATTTTCAGTAATATGGCATGGAACACTTTGTGTAGGTTTCCTAACCAAGTTATGATTCTTCAGAGCTGATGGTCGTTCTGCTTTGCTCCTGTTTTTATTTCCTATCACCGtatcattttctgaaacaaaaTAACCGAACACAAAGGTCAAGccacagagagagaattaGTCTGGAAAACCAATAATGACTCATGAGGACTAATAAACATTTTCCTACGGCATTAAAGTAGGGTTACAATCTACCACTTCCCTTAATACGTGTGCCAATCCTAAACTGATAGACTGATCACCTAAACAAATAGCAAACTGGATTATAATGATGCATATTCTTCCTCATTCAGTGCACAGAATATTGCATGAAACAATTTTCCGGACCCTACCATGTAAGTTTAATCACAGTTCTAGAGAGTACAGACcatttgtatatttttgtaaGAAAGAGTTTTGTCAATACAGATATGAATGTTCATTTTCTGTCCTTCTCTTTTGTGTGCAATTTTCATGCTCAGTATTAGCAAAAAAAGGAAtgacataaaacaaaaagatttcTTTACTGACAACTGCAAATTTCAGAACAATCCTAAATATAAAAGGTATTATTACAAATGAATTCAAAGATACATATGAGACTGAGCAAGCAAACTTTTAGAGCTCAATTCTGTGATACAAATGCAAAACCCCATTAGTAGAACAAACACAATTTATCAAAACGCGTAGCAAAAAAATAGTTGCATGTGTCAATTGGCAAAACAGGCAGGTTCAAAAGTCCTATTACTCAATACTCCATGAATAACAATAAACCAGGACTGAAATAGATTAAACTTTCAAACTAGGAAATTCAGGATTTAAGGAAAAcctggaaaaacaaaaattaattgatgGCATGACGATCATCTTGGTCTTCTTGTTGCCTGGCCTTCACCTTCAGGTACACAGTACACTTCAAGATTCCaaagagaaacaagaaaatCCAATTTCAGAATCATTTTATTTCTACTTTCTATTAAGATAATCCAAAAGAATAACCCAAacccatttcttttttcctcttcttctcctcttctgTTCAACTATATTAAACAATCTACCATATATCTCCACAAGTACAACTACCATTAACAAATCTATGGTATCTGTTTACATCTCTCACAATGATCTCCCTCTCCAATACTCTACAGATATACTTGAATGCCTCATGGCAATCCCGGCATATCCTCAA
This window encodes:
- the LOC18793395 gene encoding uncharacterized protein LOC18793395, which codes for MMWRRARSSAGVNIRKLSTAVQRRIEDEGDWSYASEWWGTESEGHTVLRSTSDKGNGVVSVVAYPSSKPSELHWASTERWLQKRYEEIHGCHEQNDRFRVLGYQWRALRFNDDTRQSTVKVLAAYRQSEPGVFAVMQQPHCLAVPYLKSMISAGLAAIASCDYNLMDAVTGNESMRILCIGHGGGSLPLFLASMIQGAVVDIVEIDPLVISASVKAMGFPAFSVVTPSGKRAVSKPDTMDEVLWKGIHERLFLYESDAEEFILNNTSLYDMIFIDAYDGEDIFPHKLWDPHSPFLKALSNRLCPEHGTVVVNLHSDTEILNPDGSAPSVLQQTLPMGKYVSGVCRAYKDVVVGNGSSCGGKDSGLGFTVSVPWVCNTSLVVCRGFRVKGGHSNRDVIMNTLISKSFELENVLNLPFSCLQYIKRGFIVVD